Within the Staphylococcus warneri genome, the region GACTTGCTTGTCATTGAGTTGCAATTGATACATAGCGCTTAGAGTTGGTTCTAATACAGAATTCTTACGACGGCAATGTTGGATATATCTATTTATAAGGCTTTCGCCTAATTTATAACATACCATGTTTTTATGTCTTTTTTCTGTCAGTAATATTGTCATATCTTCAACTATGTCTCTTTTTGCAAGAAATTGCCGCCCTCCTAGATGCTGGATATTTGAATATCTGATTAATTGGCAAAACTTTTCTTGCCATGTATACAAAGACCTATGGGTCGCATTTATAAAACTGGCTTGATGATCATTTAATGTCAATTTACCGTTTCTGTATTTGATATCTTCGATAATCCAAAATGGTCTAAGTCCGACACTCATTAGCCCTGCGGTACGCTTTTGAATTTCAGACAACGGAATGTTAGAAAATTGTACCTCAATCGCAAATGATGAATTAACAACAATATCAGGAAACTGTTGTATATTCTCATAATATGGTTCAACTTCAACTTTAAAATTCAACCTTTTTAACATGGAGGCAATTTTGTATTTTGTTTGATAATGCAAAGCACTTTCCCCTTTTGAACGCCATATCTTACAAGGATTCACATGTGCAAAATGTGCTATTACTTTCGTTCCAATTTTTAAAATCACTTTTGATTTACAATGTGGACAGAAATAATTCTGATTCTTTATTGCTTGCTTTGCTAACACACATTCATGATTTTCATTTATAGCTACTAACATCGGTTCACCTCATATATTTCAACGAAGCAAACTTTCAATTTACTTGTGTAACTTGACCCTTGCATTAACCATAAAAAAACGAGACATCCACATGTCTCGTTTATCAATCTATTAAATTTATTCAGTTGCGTCAGTAAAGTAACGACGCACTTGTGAAGTAACGTTATGGCTCATTATAATCTTACCATAATCATTTAAATATACTTCTGTTTTATCAGTTGGGTATGCAAATTCTAATAATTGACTATAACTATCATTAATTGTCTCTTGATCGACCGTGTCATCAAAATGAATAGCATAGTAATATTGTGAGTCAATCATATAAAGTAAATCTTCAAACTCATCAGCACTTTGATTATTGTGATATGCATAATTAATGACTTGTTCTAAATCCTCAAATTTTACAATCACTGTACGAATATTGGCTTGTTTGCGTTGTCTTTGAGATTGTTCTTGTTGCGCTTTCTTTTGTTGATTACGTTGTTCAAATATATTTTCGATATTATCTTCGCTTTCAAGCGTTTGAGCTAGAAGTTCATTTACTTGGTCATCAAATTGATCAAAATTACCATCTTCAGCCATATTCATGGCATCTTCATTTTTAGACTTAGAAATAGTCACTTCCACGCCCTTTTCAAAGGCATGTACTTGAATCCATAGTGGTCCTTCAACGACAAAATCTTCTTCTTCATTAATTTCATCCATCATTGACCAGAAGAATTCTTCACCGCGTTTGCGGTTAGTCCATAAATCTTCACGACTAAAACCACGAGCTTCTATGTCGCTATATGTTATAAACAATTTAACTGTTGTATCATCAACGCGTTCTATTCTCATATCATCTCACTCCTTACAGTCGATGAATAGTAACCATATTGTATTAGAACGTGACTCAAATTACAATCTATTTGTTTGATTAAATTTAACTATTCTTAAGATGGCTTCTTATATTAACATATTCCCTATTTTAATGCTAAAAAACAGCGCATTTGTTCATGATTTATTTTAAAAAATACACAAAAGACAACACCATTTAACAATAGTGTTGTCTTAATATCTTTTAGTAAAGTGATAAAATCACATAGTTATTAAAGTTATTAGTCAACCAAACGTTGAGCTTCTTGTAATTGGAACGTACGGACTTTTCTTGGTAAGAAACGTCTGATTTCATCCTCGTTATAACCTACTTGTAAACGTTTATCGTCTAAAATGATTGGGCGACGTAATAAACCTGGATTATCTTGAATAATTGAATATAAATCTTGTAATGGTAAAGAATCAATATCAACATTCAATTTTTGGTATGTTTTAGAACGAGTAGAAATAATTTCATCAGTTCCGTCTTCAGTCATTTTTAATATTAATTTAATTTCATCGATTGTTAAATGTTCAGAAAAAATGTTACGCTCCGTATATGGAATGTCATGTTCTTGTAACCATGCTTTCGCTTTACGGCAAGATGTGCAACTTGGTGAAGTAAATAATGTTACCATACATCTCACTCTCCTATAAATGGATTCATTCATTAATTTTAAATTAGTTATAGATTAAAGAAATGATTGTTATTTGCTTTCTTAACCTTACAATATATATTATAACCATCTAACATTAAAATTAAATGAGAAAATCCTAATTTTTCTGAGAAATCTTGAAATTATTCAAAATTATCTCACAAACTATTTAATACTTAGATATACATTCATTTTAACACAACTTACAATTTAAAGAAATACTGTTATAATGAGAGATAAATAATATTTGAGAAAGTAGGCATCTAATATGGAAACATTATTTTCAGGCATTCAACCAAGCGGTATACCAACAATTGGTAACTATATAGGTGCATTAAAACAATTTGAAGAAATACAAAATGATTATGATTGTTTCTTCTGTATTGTTGATCAACATGCAATCACTGTACCTCAAGACCGTTTGAAATTACGCAAACAAATTAGACAACTCGCAGCAATATATCTAGCTTCAGGTATTGATCCTGACAAATCTACCCTATTCATTCAGTCTGAAGTCCCTGCACATGTTCAAGCAGGATGGATGCTCACTACAATAGCTTCAATTGGTGAATTAGAACGTATGACACAATTTAAAGATAAAGCTCAAAAACGAACTGATGGCGTCCCAGCTGGATTACTTACTTATCCACCATTAATGGCAGCTGATATAGTTATTTATAATACTAATATTGTTCCTGTTGGTGAAGATCAAAAACAACATATGGAATTGACACGTAATTTGGTAGATAGATTTAATAGTCGTTATAATGACGTATTAATTAAACCAGAAATCCGTATGCCAAAAGTAGGTGGTCGTGTGATGAGTTTACAAGACCCTACTAAAAAGATGAGTAAAAGTGATGATAATCAAAAGAACTTCATTTCATTATTAGACGAACCAAATGTAGCAGCTAAAAAAATTAAAAGTGCTGTTACTGATTCAGATGGTATTATTAAGTTTGACCGTGATAATAAACCAGGGGTTTCTAATTTACTTTCAATCTATTCTGGTTTAACTAACGAACCTATTAAAGATATCGAAGCGAAATATGAGGGAGAAGGTTACGGAAAATTCAAAGGTGATTTAGCTGAAATAGTTAAATCATTCCTAGTTGACTTCCAAGAAAAATACGACGCATTTTATAACTCTGATGAACTAGATGATATTTTAGATAAAGGTAGAGAAAAGGCACATCAAGCCTCATTTAAAACATTGAAAAAAATGGAAAAAGCTATGGGTCTTGGCCGTAAAAGATAATCGATTCACTATACGAAAAAGCACTGAGGTTACACAACCTCAGTGCTTTTTTATTATATTATTTTTTCTTTTTACCAGTTTCTCTATCAATCGATTTATCGATATATACATCTTTTAATGTAGTATCTGGACCTACCTTATGGTATACCAATCCTTTTACTTGAGGATTTGTTAGATGCGCCTCTCCTTTTTGATAAATTGGTGCAACAGGTGCATCATTTAGTAAAATTTCTTCTGCTTTTTGAAGTGTTGCATTTCTTTCATCTTCATTTTGAAGCA harbors:
- the spxA gene encoding transcriptional regulator SpxA, translating into MVTLFTSPSCTSCRKAKAWLQEHDIPYTERNIFSEHLTIDEIKLILKMTEDGTDEIISTRSKTYQKLNVDIDSLPLQDLYSIIQDNPGLLRRPIILDDKRLQVGYNEDEIRRFLPRKVRTFQLQEAQRLVD
- a CDS encoding competence protein CoiA encodes the protein MLVAINENHECVLAKQAIKNQNYFCPHCKSKVILKIGTKVIAHFAHVNPCKIWRSKGESALHYQTKYKIASMLKRLNFKVEVEPYYENIQQFPDIVVNSSFAIEVQFSNIPLSEIQKRTAGLMSVGLRPFWIIEDIKYRNGKLTLNDHQASFINATHRSLYTWQEKFCQLIRYSNIQHLGGRQFLAKRDIVEDMTILLTEKRHKNMVCYKLGESLINRYIQHCRRKNSVLEPTLSAMYQLQLNDKQVIQQFGIIIPLQIYIKPHPIEWQLQLRLLEIHDELTIANIGAVIKLRDFAYHHYSKSKLLNKIIEQYQNARKLNCNDVQIIY
- the mecA gene encoding adaptor protein MecA gives rise to the protein MRIERVDDTTVKLFITYSDIEARGFSREDLWTNRKRGEEFFWSMMDEINEEEDFVVEGPLWIQVHAFEKGVEVTISKSKNEDAMNMAEDGNFDQFDDQVNELLAQTLESEDNIENIFEQRNQQKKAQQEQSQRQRKQANIRTVIVKFEDLEQVINYAYHNNQSADEFEDLLYMIDSQYYYAIHFDDTVDQETINDSYSQLLEFAYPTDKTEVYLNDYGKIIMSHNVTSQVRRYFTDATE
- the trpS gene encoding tryptophan--tRNA ligase produces the protein METLFSGIQPSGIPTIGNYIGALKQFEEIQNDYDCFFCIVDQHAITVPQDRLKLRKQIRQLAAIYLASGIDPDKSTLFIQSEVPAHVQAGWMLTTIASIGELERMTQFKDKAQKRTDGVPAGLLTYPPLMAADIVIYNTNIVPVGEDQKQHMELTRNLVDRFNSRYNDVLIKPEIRMPKVGGRVMSLQDPTKKMSKSDDNQKNFISLLDEPNVAAKKIKSAVTDSDGIIKFDRDNKPGVSNLLSIYSGLTNEPIKDIEAKYEGEGYGKFKGDLAEIVKSFLVDFQEKYDAFYNSDELDDILDKGREKAHQASFKTLKKMEKAMGLGRKR